The following is a genomic window from Chitinophaga caseinilytica.
CATGCCAACCGCATCTACACCCGCACGGCCATCCCCAACGTGATGTGCCGCTCCAACCTCCGCGCCAAAGACAGCGTGGGCGGTTACAACCTCGTGACCGTTCGCCGGGATTCCGTGCTGTTCGCCGAAAGGCGCCCCGCCGTGCAAACGCTCCCCGATTGGCATCGCATGCCCCTGGTAACAGGCGGCGCGGACAAGTATCCGCCAATCGCCGACGATGCGGCCAAACGTGTCAACGACTCGTTCCCGAATGTGAAAACCTTATGGCAGATCCAGGAAGATGGAGACATGGGCAGCGCAGTGGCTATCGCCGACGGGAAAGTCATTTACACCACTACCAACGGCGATATCAAAGCCGCCGATCTGCAAACCGGTAAACTCCGCTGGCGCTACAAAGCCGGCGGTAAGATATATGCCACCCCGCTCGTCCATGCCGGGAAGGTGATCGTCCCCTGTTCCGACGGGAAAGTGTATTGCCTCCAGCTATCGAACGGCAAGCGCGCATGGATACGGGAAACCGGCATGGCGATCGTTTCATCGCCCGCGCTGTCGGGCAACCTCGCCATCATCGCAGGATCGGACGGGTATTGCCGCGCGTGGGACATCGGCACGGGCAAAATAGCCTGGGAGCGCCCCGGCATCAAGGGCTTCGCGGAAATGCGGCCGCTCGTGTACGGCAACAAAGTGCTGTTCGGGACCTGGGGCAACCGGTTCTACGCACTCAACGCGCAAACGGGAGATTCCCTCTGGCAGTGGACCAACGGCGCGGCCAACCGGATGTTCTCCCCGGCCGCGGTTTGGCCCGTAGCCACCCGCAACCGCGCATGGATCGTGTCGCCGGACAGATACATGACCGTCATCGATACGGAAAACGGCCAGAACATCTGGCGCTTCCGCGACGATGCGCAATGGGTCCGCGAATCGATCGGGATGTCGGAAGACAGTTCACGCGTCTACGCCAAAACCATGCAGGGGAACATCCTCGCATTCGATGCAGGCGCAACCGAAAGGAAAATAGTCTGGCAATCGCCCGTGCAACTGGGATATGAGATTTGTCCCACCCCCATCGCCGAAAAAGACGGCGTGGTCTTCATCGCCGGGCAATCGGGCCTGGTTTGCGCTATCTCCGCTACAGACGGCGCTTTACGCTGGAAACACCGGTTCTCCGATTGCCTCGTCAATACCGTACAGCCCCTCACCGGCAATCGCGTGCTCGCGTCTTCCATGGACGGGAAGCTCGTTTGCCTCGAAGTGGCGCCATAAATCTTTTTGAACGGGAATCATCCAGAACATCGAAAGCCGGCGGGGTCAACCTGACCGGCTTTCCCTTTTGGGATCAGCTCACGGCCTCGAACGGCTCGGGGTACAATACTTGCCCGGCTTTACCGGCCAGCGCGCCCGGCGTCAGTTCCTGGGCCATGAAAACATCGTCCGGCACTTCGTACGCCGTGCGGATACCGAATTTCGATGCCGGCACGAAACCGAAGCGCGGATAATATTCCGCATGGCCGAGCACGATCACCGAGCCAAAACCCAGCGCCCGCGCCTCCTGCAAAGCATGACGGACCATCTGGCCGCCGATACCCAGCCCGTGCAACGCCGTCGTAACCGCCATGGGCGCCAGCGCCAGCGATTCGTACGTTTTGCCGTCGTCTCCCAGCAAGGGCAACCGCGTCAGTAAAATATGCCCTACGAGATGCTCGCCGGCAAACGCCACGATGGATAATTCCGGAATGAACCATTCCGTTCCGCGCAGCTCATCGATCAACCGGCTTTCCCCTTCCTGGCCGAATACCAGCGCGTTCAATTCGAAGATGGCCTTTTGGTCGGCCGGAGTTTCTGGTCTGATAGTAAGTTTCATGTGTTGTGCAGGGTTAACGTTCTACGTTTTGATAACTACCCAAATGTAACGGGATTATCGCTTACAACCATAAAAAAACGTAGAGGGAAAAGTGTGATTTTTTCGAAAAAAGACGAGGCAAAAGCAAAAAAGCGCCATTATTTTACATCCAGTTTATCGATAAACAACCCTTGCAACCGCGCTATTTCTTCAGTATACATTGTTTTCTTACGCGTACCAAAATATAGAATGTTTTCCAATGGCTTTTTTCCCTCCCAAACCAATTTGATTTTTCCTTCAGCAATGGACTCTTTACAGAGGAAATCGGGTACGATAGAGAAACCTGTACTATCGCTTAAACAGCGAATAATAGAACTGATATTGGGAACAATGTAGTTGGGACTAAAGTCTGGATGTTCGCCAAAATGTTCCAACCAGAATTTTCTTAAATTCTCAGTATCGGCGGTTGTACTGTACCAGAGCTGTTGTTTTAAAATTTCCTTGGCGTCTTTTACATTCCCTTTCTTCAATAATTTTTCCAACTGGGTGGTATCCGTTTTACCTCCCGCAATCAGAATAATCCGCTCTTTGGAAAAAGGCTGGTATTGCAGGTTTTGTTGACTTCCTTTTTGTGGTGTTACAATTAAATCCAACAAACCATTATCCAGATCTTGCTGCATCTGCGGATACTCCCCGAACTTTATGATAAGATTAAACGGAAGCTGATTGATATGCTCTTCCAGTGTATATTGAAAAGTCTCAAAGCACAAACCTAAACTAATGGTAGTTCGATCATGTTCCGATCGTTTATGAAAAAGCTCTTCGCCTTGCTCCAATTTTTTAAGCGGATCAATTAAAAAGTTATAAAACATTTTCCCCTTTTCAGTTGGCACCATTTTCCTGGCAGCCCTGTCAAATAACTTGTACCCTGTATAAGCTTCCAAAGAATTCAAATGCAGGCTAACACCGGGCTGTGAAATATACAATTCCTGCGCCGCTGCCGATAAAGTTCCGGTTTCGTAGATCGCCTTAAAAGTACGTAACCATTCCAGATTCCATCTCATTTCTATCACTTTAATAATACAAAGATACTATTTAAACTATTTCAATGATCCAATTTTATGATAGAATTTTGCAGTATCAATTACAATACTAATAATAATGGAATTCAGAGCACTAGGAACGTCAGATTTAAAATTATCAGCCATTACTTACGGAGCCTTTGCTATCGGCGGAAATATGTGGGGTGGCAACGAACAAAAAGACTCTATCGAATCGGTAAGAGCCTCCATTGATAACGGTGTAACCACGCTGGACACCGCACCTTTCTATGGTTTCGGCCTGAGCGAAGCAATGATCGGTAAAGCTATCAAGGGATATGACCGAAGCAAGCTGCAATTACTTTCCAAATTTGGCCTGGTATGGGATGGCAGCAACCAGGGAAAAGGTGAGTTCTTCTTTGATGCCGAAGAAAACGGAAAAACGATCCCCATTTATAAATATGCTTCAAAAGCTAATGTGATAAAGGAAGTGGAAGAAAGCCTGAAACGCCTGGACACGGATTATCTTGATCTTCTGCAGATCCACTGGCCGGATAGCTCCACTCCCATTGCCGAAACCATGGAAGCTTTGGAAACCCTTTTACAACAAGGTAAAATACGCGCTGCAGGTGTCAGCAACTACAACCTGGAGCAGGTAAAAGAAGCCCGTAAAAGCCTGCATATCGTTAGCGATCAAGTGGGATATAGCATATTGAACAGAAGTATTGAAAACGACCTGGTCCCCTATGCGCTGGAAAACAACCTCGGAATCATCGCCTACAGCCCGATGGAAAGAGGCTTGCTCACGGGAAAATACTTCCAGGAAGGAAAACTGAAAGAAAATGATCACAGGAACGGATATTTTCAACAGTTTGACCTTGAAAAAGTAAAAGCATTTCTACAAACGATCGAGCCGCTCGCAGCAGGTAAAAACGCAAGTTTATCGCAACTGGTATTACGTTGGACGACCCTCCAACCGGCCATTACCGTAGTATTAGCGGGCGCAAGAAATGCAGCGCAGGCAATTGCGAATGCAAAAGCAATGGATATTCAGCTAACACCTGATGAAATTGGCTTTATCAATACAGAACTTTCCAAAATCTGAAAAATCATGAAAAATATATTCATTATTAACGGCGGACAAAAATTCGCACATTCAGGCGGAGCATTCAACAACACCCTTAACAGATGGACAATAGAAACGCTGCAGAAAAACGGGTATCAAGTCAGGGGTTTCAATGTCAACGACGAATTCAATCCCAAAACGGAAGTGGAAAATTTCAAGTGGGCGGACATGATCATTTACCACATGCCCATCTGGTGGTTCCAGGTGCCGAACCGATTGAAGTTTTACATTGATGAAGTTTTTACCGCAGGTCATGAAAACGGCATCTATAAGAACGACGGGCGCTCCCGGCAAAATCCCGATGTCAACTACGGAACAGGCGGCTTGATGCATGGGAAAAAATACATGGTCAACACCACCTGGAATGCCCCGGAAACCGCATTTACATTGCCGGGAGAATTTTTCGACCAGGTTGCTGTCGATGACGGGATACTGTTCGGTTTCCATAAAATGAACCAGTTTACCGGAATGGAAAGGCTTGGCGGATTCCATTTCCACGATTTGGAAAAGAATGCCACAAGCGAACGAATAGAAAATTATCGCAAAGCATATAACGAGCATTTAAACAAGGTCCTTCAACTAGAAAATCAATTCGCATGAAGATTTATTTAACCGCTGTTTTAAAGGTAAAACCCGAGTATCTGCAGGAAGTTGAAAAAGCTTTACGCAATATGGTTACCGAAACGAGGAAAGAAGCAGCCTGCATTCAATACGATCTGCATCAGGGACAGGACGATAAACATGTTTTTGTCTTCTATGAAATCTGGAAAGATCAGCAAGGTCTGGATGCACATAACAAACAACCATACATTCTGGAATTTGGAAAAATAGCGCAGACCCAATTATTGGAACCACCACAGATTTATATCACGAATATTATTGATCCTTGATTCAAAAAAATGCGCGGACTTTCGCCCGCGCATCCGTCATGATAGACGCTATCCTATAAACCCTGGTATTGCATGCCTTTCGGATGTTTGACGGTATAGGTGAGCCGGAGCGTTTTCGATTCGCCGGGCTTCAGGTCCAGCTCCCACGTCAGCTCCCCGGTTTCGGCGTTCTTTTCCGCACCGGATGCTTCCGTCAGCTCCACTTCCACGTTTTTGTCGGTAGACACGGGATACTGGTCTTTCAACTGCAGCCTGATCGCTTCCTGCTTCCCGTTCCGCACCCTGATTTCGTAGGTATACGTTTTGCGGACGGAGCTGCCGATCATTTTCGTGCCGCTCGTCTGCGCCATGAGCTCCCTGCGCACCACTACCTGCCGGTCGCGGCCGAGGCTCACTTTCAGCGTATCTTCCGTAGCCTGCGGATCGATCATCGTTTTGCCGGCGTACAGATTGCCGATCATGATATTCGCTTCGCCGGGAAGTAAATTATAGGCCGCGAAATCTTTTACATTGGCCACCAGGAATGCGTCCTGGTCGAGTTTCGGAACGGAATAGTAGGTGTACCCGGACGGCATGTCCATTTCCTTCAGTACCACCGAATGGTTTTCGCCATTGCCGGCGATGTCGTAGGGAATATCAATGTCGAAGCTCGCGCTGGTCTGGTGTTGAACGATGGAAGCCGGAACGGCGGAAACGGGCGAAGGAGGCGGGGCGGGCAATTTCATTTTCCTGCTGAACTGCATATCCGCCTCCTCATTTTTTGCATTACCGTACCCGACCACTACCACTTCGCTCAAACCAGCTACCTTTCCCCCCAGCACGTGCTGCATGTCGGGATAGAGGAACCAGGTGCGCAGCTCCGGCGCTGTGCCGGCGCTGGAAGGATTGCCCGTATTCAGTGTGAGCTTTACGTTTTTCCAGTCGAGGCCCGTGTTCTGATGCACATTCGCTTTGTAAATGAGTTTCAGGGGTTTGGCGATGGATTCGAGCTTCAGGTCGTAATGCGTTTCCCAGCCTGCATTGGGGGTTACGTAGCGGATTTCCATCATACCGTTCACTTCCGCGGGCGTGGTGAGCTGCAGCGCGATCTGGCCGCCGGCGGCTTCGGGATTTTCGTTCATTTCCCGGAGCTGCTGTTCGATCCGCGCCAGGAGCTGCATGTGCTTCGTTTCCTTTTCCACCAGTCCATATATACTGTTCCGCAGCTCGATCTGTTTGGCGGTATAATATTCCGCCAGTTTGGTCAGTTCGGCCACCGTAGCATCTTTGCCGCCCAGCGATTGGTTCTTGTCCAGCAGCGCGAGGGTGCCTTCCTGCGCCGTGCGCACGTTCCGGATTTTGGACAGGGACAATTTCACGGATTCGAGGCTGTCTTTCAACATCCGGAATCCCGGTTTTTCTTCGATCACCGGCAGAAAATCCCGGCCGAAAGTGGCGCTCATGATGGTGACGCCGCCCGGGGCGCTTACCTGGATGCTGCTTTCGTCGATATTGCCCGCCACTTTCGTGATGATCACCTTGCTGACGCCTTTAGACACCGACACGCGCGCCGTATGTACCATTTCCGCGCCATCGCCGTAAACCGTCACCGACTTGAGTGCGGCGGGGGAAAACTGTTGCGCGCCGGCGTTCAGCGCCATCAACGTTACCAGCCCGAAAATTGTGATTCCTTTTATCATAGCCGTGCTTTTTTACCTTCCGGATGCGGTATTTTCTCCTTTTCCATAAATGAAATGTTAAAAAATCCAAAAAGGCGTTGCAACATGATTTTTGTCATGATCGGGGGAATCGTTCCGCGGTACATTTGCCCTACACCAAAACGAACAGCATGAAGCGCATATTTCCGACTTTATCTGCCGCCTTGTTAGGTGTTGTGCTCAGCCTTCCGGCGATGGCGCAAACCGGTAAAACCGGTCTCTATCTTTCGGCAGACGATTTTGCGGCCGGAAAGGTGAGCTACGGGGCCGCCCATCACAAGATCAGGCCCAACGTACCCTTTCAGCACGGTAAAGTAAAAGTGGTGCATGGCGACCAGGCCATGATGCTCGAAAAAGGCCAGTTGTACGGCTACCGCGATAAAAAACAGCAGGATTTCAGGTTTGTAGGGAACGACGCCTACAAAATCATCGACGCGAAAGGATTTCCGATATATAGCAGGGATGTGGAAGTGACGAAAGGCAAAGGCCGTGTGAAAGAAACGAAATTCTATTTCAGCGCCGCGCCCGGCAGCGAAGTGAAGGAACTGACCGTCGGCAACCTTAAACAGGCATTCCCCGAGAACGGGAAATTCCACCAGCTGCTCGATATGCAGTTCCGCAGCAACGACGAACTGGCGCGGTACGACGAGTTTTCAAAAATGTTCAAACTAAAGACGATATATAACGAAACGATTTAATCAAAGAATCAACAGCAAGTAAGTGTGAGCGAAAGGAATCGTGTGAGTGTTTTCAGTAGAGGATTAAAAGGCCGGCTTTATGCCGGTCTTTTGCTTTTTACATGAACGGAGATACAACCCGGCCCTGTTTTGCGTATTTTGGCTCCCCTAACCCGGAAACACATCACACATTGCGACGAATTATTCCATGTTTATTGGGCTGCATATTCACGCTCCATGCGGCGGCACAGAAAAAAACGAAAATTACCGGCTGAAGATGCGCAAAGCTACTTCCGCTATCAAAATCGACGGCATCGTCGATGAGCCCGCCTGGCAAAATGCGGACTCGGCGTCTGACTTTTTCATGATCCTGCCGATGGACACGAGCTTCGCCAAAGTGCGGACAGACGTGAAGATGACGTACGACAACAACCAGATTTACCTCCTGGTCATCAACTACAACGGCGCCCCGGGGCCTTATATGGTGGAAAGCCTCCGCCGCGACTGGTCTTTCCTCAAAAACGATAACTTCCTCATGTTCCTCGACCCCTTCGACGATCAGACCAACGGCTTCGCATTCGGCTCCAACGCCGCCGGCGCGCAGTGGGACGGGCTGATGTACGACGGCGGGAAGGTAGACCTCAGCTGGGAGAACAAATGGACGTCTGTCGTAAAGAATTACCCGGACAAATGGGTGTTTGAAGCCTCCATCCCTTTCAAAACCATCCGGTACAAGAAGGGCATCCGGCAATGGGGGATCAATTTCGGGAGGAACGATCTGAAAACCACCGAAAAAAGCAGCTGGGCCCCCGTGCCCAGGCAATTCCCGTCCGCCTCGCTCGCTTATACCGGCGTGCTGGACTGGGATACCGTTCCCCCGAAAGCAGGGCCCAATATCTCCCTCATCCCCTACGTACTGGGCGGCCTCAACAAAGACTATATTTCCGACAATCCCACCAAATGGCGCAGAGACGCCGGTCTGGACGCCAAGATCGCCGT
Proteins encoded in this region:
- a CDS encoding PQQ-binding-like beta-propeller repeat protein encodes the protein MKTCLAWLLGALLLSGTATAQDTLFRFALVTDTHVGTETGLNDLERTIHDLNQLPGIDFVIFSGDVTEFGSDAELKMAKQAMDKLGKPWHVVPGNHDTKWSESGCNSFRTVFGSETFLFDHKGYRFIGTNSGPNMRMGPGQVPRENMVWLRKTLDRTPASMPIVYINHYPLDEGLNNWLDVYGMLREKNVQLMLCGHGHANRIYTRTAIPNVMCRSNLRAKDSVGGYNLVTVRRDSVLFAERRPAVQTLPDWHRMPLVTGGADKYPPIADDAAKRVNDSFPNVKTLWQIQEDGDMGSAVAIADGKVIYTTTNGDIKAADLQTGKLRWRYKAGGKIYATPLVHAGKVIVPCSDGKVYCLQLSNGKRAWIRETGMAIVSSPALSGNLAIIAGSDGYCRAWDIGTGKIAWERPGIKGFAEMRPLVYGNKVLFGTWGNRFYALNAQTGDSLWQWTNGAANRMFSPAAVWPVATRNRAWIVSPDRYMTVIDTENGQNIWRFRDDAQWVRESIGMSEDSSRVYAKTMQGNILAFDAGATERKIVWQSPVQLGYEICPTPIAEKDGVVFIAGQSGLVCAISATDGALRWKHRFSDCLVNTVQPLTGNRVLASSMDGKLVCLEVAP
- a CDS encoding N-acetyltransferase codes for the protein MKLTIRPETPADQKAIFELNALVFGQEGESRLIDELRGTEWFIPELSIVAFAGEHLVGHILLTRLPLLGDDGKTYESLALAPMAVTTALHGLGIGGQMVRHALQEARALGFGSVIVLGHAEYYPRFGFVPASKFGIRTAYEVPDDVFMAQELTPGALAGKAGQVLYPEPFEAVS
- a CDS encoding LysR family transcriptional regulator, translated to MRWNLEWLRTFKAIYETGTLSAAAQELYISQPGVSLHLNSLEAYTGYKLFDRAARKMVPTEKGKMFYNFLIDPLKKLEQGEELFHKRSEHDRTTISLGLCFETFQYTLEEHINQLPFNLIIKFGEYPQMQQDLDNGLLDLIVTPQKGSQQNLQYQPFSKERIILIAGGKTDTTQLEKLLKKGNVKDAKEILKQQLWYSTTADTENLRKFWLEHFGEHPDFSPNYIVPNISSIIRCLSDSTGFSIVPDFLCKESIAEGKIKLVWEGKKPLENILYFGTRKKTMYTEEIARLQGLFIDKLDVK
- a CDS encoding aldo/keto reductase encodes the protein MEFRALGTSDLKLSAITYGAFAIGGNMWGGNEQKDSIESVRASIDNGVTTLDTAPFYGFGLSEAMIGKAIKGYDRSKLQLLSKFGLVWDGSNQGKGEFFFDAEENGKTIPIYKYASKANVIKEVEESLKRLDTDYLDLLQIHWPDSSTPIAETMEALETLLQQGKIRAAGVSNYNLEQVKEARKSLHIVSDQVGYSILNRSIENDLVPYALENNLGIIAYSPMERGLLTGKYFQEGKLKENDHRNGYFQQFDLEKVKAFLQTIEPLAAGKNASLSQLVLRWTTLQPAITVVLAGARNAAQAIANAKAMDIQLTPDEIGFINTELSKI
- a CDS encoding NAD(P)H-dependent oxidoreductase gives rise to the protein MKNIFIINGGQKFAHSGGAFNNTLNRWTIETLQKNGYQVRGFNVNDEFNPKTEVENFKWADMIIYHMPIWWFQVPNRLKFYIDEVFTAGHENGIYKNDGRSRQNPDVNYGTGGLMHGKKYMVNTTWNAPETAFTLPGEFFDQVAVDDGILFGFHKMNQFTGMERLGGFHFHDLEKNATSERIENYRKAYNEHLNKVLQLENQFA
- a CDS encoding putative quinol monooxygenase; this translates as MKIYLTAVLKVKPEYLQEVEKALRNMVTETRKEAACIQYDLHQGQDDKHVFVFYEIWKDQQGLDAHNKQPYILEFGKIAQTQLLEPPQIYITNIIDP
- a CDS encoding DUF4139 domain-containing protein, which translates into the protein MIKGITIFGLVTLMALNAGAQQFSPAALKSVTVYGDGAEMVHTARVSVSKGVSKVIITKVAGNIDESSIQVSAPGGVTIMSATFGRDFLPVIEEKPGFRMLKDSLESVKLSLSKIRNVRTAQEGTLALLDKNQSLGGKDATVAELTKLAEYYTAKQIELRNSIYGLVEKETKHMQLLARIEQQLREMNENPEAAGGQIALQLTTPAEVNGMMEIRYVTPNAGWETHYDLKLESIAKPLKLIYKANVHQNTGLDWKNVKLTLNTGNPSSAGTAPELRTWFLYPDMQHVLGGKVAGLSEVVVVGYGNAKNEEADMQFSRKMKLPAPPPSPVSAVPASIVQHQTSASFDIDIPYDIAGNGENHSVVLKEMDMPSGYTYYSVPKLDQDAFLVANVKDFAAYNLLPGEANIMIGNLYAGKTMIDPQATEDTLKVSLGRDRQVVVRRELMAQTSGTKMIGSSVRKTYTYEIRVRNGKQEAIRLQLKDQYPVSTDKNVEVELTEASGAEKNAETGELTWELDLKPGESKTLRLTYTVKHPKGMQYQGL